Part of the Deltaproteobacteria bacterium genome is shown below.
TTTCCGCATGATGCTCAGCATAATTTTAGCCTCTCTCGAAAATAAAGTTTCAAGTTACAAGTTACAAGGTGCAAGGAACAAGAGATTTTAAGCATGGGCGAAGGGAAAACCATAAATTCGCTTTACCGTTCCCCTCGCCTATTGCCCATAGCCCATAGCCCCAAAAAATTTTTTAGTTTTTGCGTTTCTCCAAATAAAAAAAGGGTCTTACCCGGAAAAGGAAGACCCTTTTTTATTCCCGTTGAAAAGGGATTATTCCTCTTCCTCCATCTCCTCAAGGACCACTCCGTCCCGCTCAAACTGGGCATCCCGTAAGACCGTGGCCTTTTCAATCTCCTCGTCGCTCCAGGGCTCGATGACGATCGACTCCGCAAAGAGTTCCCAGAGGTACATGGTTTCGATCCCCAACTGGAATTCCTTGGTCAGACCCTTCATGATCTGATCCCGGCAGTTATGGCAAGGGGCCACTACCAATTCGGCCCCGGTTTCCTGGATCTGTTTGGCCTTTATTCGGCCGTAGTAGATCCGTTCCTTATCATAGGGCATGGCCCAGGCCCCGCCGCCGGCCCCGCAGCAATAGTTGTTCATGTCCGTCGGGTACATATCGACATAATTGTCTACCAACTGTTGCGTAATCCAGCGGATTTCCGGACCATAAGTCTTGCCGAAGGTCATCTGACTTTTCCGGGTGTAATTACAAGGATCATGGGCCGTAGTCAGTTGCGGGTGTTTCGATTTGTCGATGGTTACCCGCCCAGCCTGGATGTATTCAATCATCAGTTCAAAAACATTAATCACCTTAAATTCCTTAAAAGCTTCCGGAAACCAATTTTGCAGACCAAGCCTGGTCGCATAATAGGCGTGGCCTCACTCCGGTAAGAGGAGGGTTTTACATTCCAGCCTCCTGGCATTCTCCAGTACTCGGCCCACCTGTTCTTTCCAGGAGGGGTCGTCTCCTGAAAAAAGGCCCCAATTGACCCCTTCCCAGTTGACGGAAGAAACCGTCCAGTCCTCCTTGGTGGCATAAAAGATCTTCCACCAGAATTTCATGTCATCCGGTTCCCCGAAGGGTTCCTTGGAATTAATGGTGGTGATGATATTGGCCCCTTTTTTGTCGACCGGCACATAAAACCCGGGGCAGTCGTCATTGGCCAGTTCCTGTCCCAAGTCACCCAACAGGCCCAGGAAATCATCCCTGGGGATCCCCAGGTTATTCCCCCGCTGGAGGTTCATCATCGTCCCTTTATGAATAGGTCCGGGTACTTTATCGCGGTCTCTCAACCCCCGGGCCTTGCGAAAGGTCTTCATCAGGTTAACCCCCATGGGACACTGGTTTTCACAGCGACCGCAAAGGGTACAGATCCAGGGCCAACGGGAAGCGATTAATTCGTCATCCAGACCCAAGGCGGCCATCCGGATGGCTTTCCGAGGGTCGTAGCCGTCTACCCCGGTCACCGGGCAACCGCCGGCACAGGTGCCGCAGGTAAAACAGACGTCGGCCATCTTGGCATCCACGGCCAATTTCCGATTCTTTTTGTTAACTTTTAACGGTTCGGGCATAACAAGCGCTCCTTCTTAATGATATATCTTTATATTCTATTCTTTTTTTACTGCTCCTGGCAAGATAAATTTAATATTCTTTCGGCAGGGTGTTCAACTTGGCCAGGGTGAAGACCGGTCCGTCCTTGCAGACGAATTCCGGACCGACGCTGCACCGGCCGCACATCCCGATGCCGCATTTCATCCGGTTTTCCAGACTCATGATAATCCGTTCGGACGGAAAACCGAGCTTTTCCAGAACCGGCTGGGTGAATTTGATCATGATCGGCGGTCCGCAAACCAGGGCGAAGGCGTCCTGGGCGCTGGGAGCCTTCTTTTCCGTGATGGCCGGTACAAAGCCGACATTGTATTTCCAATCCGGGTCGTCGGTCCCATCCACGGTAATATGCATATGGATATCATCCCGGGCCTCCCAGGCCGCCAAC
Proteins encoded:
- a CDS encoding (Fe-S)-binding protein, with product MPEPLKVNKKNRKLAVDAKMADVCFTCGTCAGGCPVTGVDGYDPRKAIRMAALGLDDELIASRWPWICTLCGRCENQCPMGVNLMKTFRKARGLRDRDKVPGPIHKGTMMNLQRGNNLGIPRDDFLGLLGDLGQELANDDCPGFYVPVDKKGANIITTINSKEPFGEPDDMKFWWKIFYATKEDWTVSSVNWEGVNWGLFSGDDPSWKEQVGRVLENARRLECKTLLLPEUGHAYYATRLGLQNWFPEAFKEFKVINVFELMIEYIQAGRVTIDKSKHPQLTTAHDPCNYTRKSQMTFGKTYGPEIRWITQQLVDNYVDMYPTDMNNYCCGAGGGAWAMPYDKERIYYGRIKAKQIQETGAELVVAPCHNCRDQIMKGLTKEFQLGIETMYLWELFAESIVIEPWSDEEIEKATVLRDAQFERDGVVLEEMEEEE